Proteins co-encoded in one Nicotiana sylvestris chromosome 7, ASM39365v2, whole genome shotgun sequence genomic window:
- the LOC104247881 gene encoding uncharacterized protein isoform X1 produces MGNIDYGRCVFPLTSLQIGDLQSYLSHLYLFLAPESKRCYILVDNRPWLRDLVSRPAHLWQLMVTKSRLSPFANTRGRKQRKEGGDMLDMKSVPELSTSESENVRRWFPFIDAATLSRKRELLPVKKLRSSLILNSKLHRTLYGFIVFEVEWNDVRGINYFNELQTDTSLAIETKFMKRWEFDSVTQAARCMSSWFPGTGMEHRLLKVFLESTIGDVFYDAHDNFQWTTDVADSDASTCNSSDEDESPCCSVRSFSTYPAAEISENSLQTPSPPDGPHKRRKLLKSLSKRLNVDLLSEEPFSETIESQLHGETSDKSTSEVVEATQYKDVLLLFRFNDRDLPFKLRDIILLDLRLLTLLEAGLPSWVIFLQSYPVFCHIYRPWMCPLARFLYVVISIVTVLIGFYDLYKNVPVLKATASSLFGPLFDWIETWEMVSRIQYLGTMLFLHNFQKAFKWFLMTTRTIRSFFSILAQPMAGPLVVFVEFFLPFWNVCTQIMEDFFSVIWFTVWSSYSLVGKIIEILLLPLWYVISFVWILVTSLFYPIFWILWEIIYAPIRLVFGFSSLLGFLCTSIYEVIQDSWLFVSSIVRVTSQVESTVTSGGVSIWRSLWNDLFSQVFRALRSILYGFVAFFTACNRHRLSIYNHSSEFIRRLSAKRSRLESSRSAQTSGAQITWVDTEEAQHQRKFRKIE; encoded by the exons ATGGGGAACATTGATTATGGCAGATGTGTCTTTCCCTTGACAAGTTTGCAAATTGG GGACTTGCAGTCCTATCTTTCACATCTTTACCTTTTCCTTGCCCCTGAGAGTAAGAGATGCTATATCTTGGTGGACAACCGTCCGTGGCTTAGAGATCTTGTTTCTAGACCTGCACACTTATGGCAACTGATGGTTACCAAG TCCAGGTTATCTCCCTTTGCGAATACCAGAGGGCGGAAGCAGAGGAAGGAGGGTGGAGATATGTTGGATATGAAATCTGTTCCTGAATTAAGCACGAGCGAGTCTGAAAATGTTAGAAGATGGTTTCCCTTTATTGATGCTGCAACATTGTCTCGGAAGAGGGAATTATTACCTGTAAAGAAACTGAGAAGCTCTTTGATCTTGAATAGCAAATTGCATAGGACATTGTACGGGTTCATTGTGTTTGAAGTTGAATGGAATGATGTGCGTGGTATAAATTATTTCAACGAGCTTCAG ACAGATACATCACTTGCCATAGAGACAAAATTCATGAAAAGATGGGAATTTGATAGTGTGACACAAGCTGCTAGATGCATGTCTTCATGGTTTCCTGGGACTGGCATGGAGCACCGTCTTCTGAAAGTGTTTCTGGAATCTACTATAG GAGATGTATTCTATGATGCCCATGACAATTTTCAATGGACAACTGATGTGGCTGACAGTGATGCTTCTACTTGCAATTCAAGTGATGAGGATGAATCTCCTTGCTGTTCAGTTAGAAGTTTCAGTACATACCCTGCAGCAGAAATTAGCGAAAATTCTCTGCAAACGCCATCTCCACCTGATGGACCTCATAAGAGAAGAAAACTTTTGAAGTCTCTCAGTAAACGATTAAATGTTGATTTGCTCTCCGAGGAGCCCTTTTCTGAAACTATTGAATCACAGCTACATGGCGAGACCTCTGACAAAAGTACTTCTGAAGTTGTTGAAGCCACCCAGTACAAGGATGTTTTGCTTTTGTTTCGGTTTAATGATCGTGATCTCCCTTTCAAACTTAGAGACATTATTCTTTTGGACTTACGGTTGCTTACTCTACTGGAAGCTGGGCTTCCTTCGTGGGTCATATTTCTCCAGTCTTATCCAGTATTTTGCCATATTTACCGTCCATGGATGTGTCCTCTAGCAAGATTTTTATATGTCGTAATCTCTATAGTTACTGTTCTGATTGGATTCTATGATCTATACAAGAATGTACCCGTACTCAAAGCGACAGCATCTAGTTTGTTTGGGCCCCTTTTTGATTGGATTGAAACATGGGAAATGGTATCAAGAATTCAGTACTTGGGGACCATGCTATTTCTGCACAATTTTCAGAAGGCCTTTAAGTGGTTCCTCATGACAACGCGAACTATTCGGTCATTTTTCTCCATTCTCGCGCAGCCAATGGCTGGTCCACTTGTTGTATTCGTGGAATTCTTCCTTCCTTTCTGGAATGTGTGTACCCAAATTATGGAGGATTTCTTTTCCGTAATATGGTTTACAGTCTGGTCTTCTTACTCTCTGGTGGgaaaaattattgagattttatTACTACCTCTGTGGTATGTCATATCGTTTGTTTGGATTCTTG TGACATCTTTATTTTACCCCATCTTTTGGATTCTGTGGGAGATTATCTACGCTCCAATTCGCCTGGTCTTTGGTTTTTCTAGCCTTCTGGGCTTTTTGTGTACTTCTATATATGAAGTGATTCAGGATTCATGGCTGTTCGTGAGTAGCATAGTTCGAGTTACTTCTCAAGTGGAGTCAACAGTGACCTCCGGTGGGGTTTCAATATGGCGTTCTCTTTGGAATGACCTTTTCTCTCAG GTTTTCCGAGCTCTTCGGAGTATTCTCTatggttttgttgccttcttcaCAGCTTGCAATAGACACAGGTTAAG TATATATAATCATTCAAGTGAGTTCATACGACGATTATCTGCTAAAAGGTCTCGGTTAGAATCTAGTCGCAGCGCACAAACATCAGGAGCGCAAATCACA TGGGTAGATACAGAAGAAGCACAGCACCAGCGAAAGTTCAGAAAGATTGAATGA
- the LOC104247881 gene encoding uncharacterized protein isoform X2, with translation MGNIDYGRCVFPLTSLQIGDLQSYLSHLYLFLAPESKRCYILVDNRPWLRDLVSRPAHLWQLMVTKSRLSPFANTRGRKQRKEGGDMLDMKSVPELSTSESENVRRWFPFIDAATLSRKRELLPVKKLRSSLILNSKLHRTLYGFIVFEVEWNDVRGINYFNELQTDTSLAIETKFMKRWEFDSVTQAARCMSSWFPGTGMEHRLLKVFLESTIGDVFYDAHDNFQWTTDVADSDASTCNSSDEDESPCCSVRSFSTYPAAEISENSLQTPSPPDGPHKRRKLLKSLSKRLNVDLLSEEPFSETIESQLHGETSDKSTSEVVEATQYKDVLLLFRFNDRDLPFKLRDIILLDLRLLTLLEAGLPSWVIFLQSYPVFCHIYRPWMCPLARFLYVVISIVTVLIGFYDLYKNVPVLKATASSLFGPLFDWIETWEMVSRIQYLGTMLFLHNFQKAFKWFLMTTRTIRSFFSILAQPMAGPLVVFVEFFLPFWNVCTQIMEDFFSVIWFTVWSSYSLVGKIIEILLLPLWYVISFVWILVTSLFYPIFWILWEIIYAPIRLVFGFSSLLGFLCTSIYEVIQDSWLFVSSIVRVTSQVESTVTSGGVSIWRSLWNDLFSQVFRALRSILYGFVAFFTACNRHRLSIYNHSSEFIRRLSAKRSRLESSRSAQTSGAQITIMHFCSG, from the exons ATGGGGAACATTGATTATGGCAGATGTGTCTTTCCCTTGACAAGTTTGCAAATTGG GGACTTGCAGTCCTATCTTTCACATCTTTACCTTTTCCTTGCCCCTGAGAGTAAGAGATGCTATATCTTGGTGGACAACCGTCCGTGGCTTAGAGATCTTGTTTCTAGACCTGCACACTTATGGCAACTGATGGTTACCAAG TCCAGGTTATCTCCCTTTGCGAATACCAGAGGGCGGAAGCAGAGGAAGGAGGGTGGAGATATGTTGGATATGAAATCTGTTCCTGAATTAAGCACGAGCGAGTCTGAAAATGTTAGAAGATGGTTTCCCTTTATTGATGCTGCAACATTGTCTCGGAAGAGGGAATTATTACCTGTAAAGAAACTGAGAAGCTCTTTGATCTTGAATAGCAAATTGCATAGGACATTGTACGGGTTCATTGTGTTTGAAGTTGAATGGAATGATGTGCGTGGTATAAATTATTTCAACGAGCTTCAG ACAGATACATCACTTGCCATAGAGACAAAATTCATGAAAAGATGGGAATTTGATAGTGTGACACAAGCTGCTAGATGCATGTCTTCATGGTTTCCTGGGACTGGCATGGAGCACCGTCTTCTGAAAGTGTTTCTGGAATCTACTATAG GAGATGTATTCTATGATGCCCATGACAATTTTCAATGGACAACTGATGTGGCTGACAGTGATGCTTCTACTTGCAATTCAAGTGATGAGGATGAATCTCCTTGCTGTTCAGTTAGAAGTTTCAGTACATACCCTGCAGCAGAAATTAGCGAAAATTCTCTGCAAACGCCATCTCCACCTGATGGACCTCATAAGAGAAGAAAACTTTTGAAGTCTCTCAGTAAACGATTAAATGTTGATTTGCTCTCCGAGGAGCCCTTTTCTGAAACTATTGAATCACAGCTACATGGCGAGACCTCTGACAAAAGTACTTCTGAAGTTGTTGAAGCCACCCAGTACAAGGATGTTTTGCTTTTGTTTCGGTTTAATGATCGTGATCTCCCTTTCAAACTTAGAGACATTATTCTTTTGGACTTACGGTTGCTTACTCTACTGGAAGCTGGGCTTCCTTCGTGGGTCATATTTCTCCAGTCTTATCCAGTATTTTGCCATATTTACCGTCCATGGATGTGTCCTCTAGCAAGATTTTTATATGTCGTAATCTCTATAGTTACTGTTCTGATTGGATTCTATGATCTATACAAGAATGTACCCGTACTCAAAGCGACAGCATCTAGTTTGTTTGGGCCCCTTTTTGATTGGATTGAAACATGGGAAATGGTATCAAGAATTCAGTACTTGGGGACCATGCTATTTCTGCACAATTTTCAGAAGGCCTTTAAGTGGTTCCTCATGACAACGCGAACTATTCGGTCATTTTTCTCCATTCTCGCGCAGCCAATGGCTGGTCCACTTGTTGTATTCGTGGAATTCTTCCTTCCTTTCTGGAATGTGTGTACCCAAATTATGGAGGATTTCTTTTCCGTAATATGGTTTACAGTCTGGTCTTCTTACTCTCTGGTGGgaaaaattattgagattttatTACTACCTCTGTGGTATGTCATATCGTTTGTTTGGATTCTTG TGACATCTTTATTTTACCCCATCTTTTGGATTCTGTGGGAGATTATCTACGCTCCAATTCGCCTGGTCTTTGGTTTTTCTAGCCTTCTGGGCTTTTTGTGTACTTCTATATATGAAGTGATTCAGGATTCATGGCTGTTCGTGAGTAGCATAGTTCGAGTTACTTCTCAAGTGGAGTCAACAGTGACCTCCGGTGGGGTTTCAATATGGCGTTCTCTTTGGAATGACCTTTTCTCTCAG GTTTTCCGAGCTCTTCGGAGTATTCTCTatggttttgttgccttcttcaCAGCTTGCAATAGACACAGGTTAAG TATATATAATCATTCAAGTGAGTTCATACGACGATTATCTGCTAAAAGGTCTCGGTTAGAATCTAGTCGCAGCGCACAAACATCAGGAGCGCAAATCACA ATTATGCACTTCTGCAGTGGGTAG